The following proteins are encoded in a genomic region of Gossypium hirsutum isolate 1008001.06 chromosome D05, Gossypium_hirsutum_v2.1, whole genome shotgun sequence:
- the LOC107906763 gene encoding uncharacterized protein: MAAYRLLIFSLFLALVFTKIGADASTEPLLESDAADSSALKMELDQLKSKIRLLESNVEEKIRELKTKDEMIKQKDKIIEEKSDSMASLRSELSSLQKKGTSDAEERVGKAHAKALELQKQVDKLKTELEAKLKDKDYLESRATKAENNLNELNLQLENLQKINKEQENKLAKTERALKIAEEELIKAKFEATSKANELMEVHSAWLPPWLATQLIRGQAFIQTHWNQHGKPNMDMVIQKALERKALAKKWAEPHMEAIKTKWVPAAKDQWVAVTTYAEPHVQSLTAKTVEIYEVSKATITPHIIKVQETVDPYFQEAKKFSKPYIDQVATLAKPHVDKISVVMKPYTKEVVKAYGRFLESATTYHQQVQASVQETLKKHELTRPLATKELEWFSASALLALPIIILFRIFSAIFCKKTKKRVRHTNAVHHGRRKGKRGHTDK; this comes from the exons ATGGCAGCGTATAGGCTCCTGATTTTCTCCCTCTTTTTGGCCCTAGTTTTCACCAAGATTGGAGCCGATGCCTCAACTGAACCGCTGCTTGAATCGGACGCCGCCGATTCTTCTGCTCTTAAGATGGAGTTGGATCAACTGAAGTCTAAGATCCGTCTTCTTG AATCAAATGTTGAGGAGAAAATTCGAGAATTGAAAACCAAGGATGAGATGATAAAGCAGAAAGATAAAATTATAGAAGAAAAATCTGACAGCATGGCATCGTTGCGCTCTGAATTATCATCTCTTCAG AAAAAAGGAACCTCAGATGCTGAGGAACGGGTGGGAAAAGCTCATGCGAAAGCTCTTGAATTGCAGAAACAG GTTGATAAACTTAAAACTGAACTAGAAGCAAAATTGAAGGATAAAGATTATTTGGAATCCCGTGCAACTAAAGCTGAGAACAAtttgaatgaattgaatttgCAGCTAGAGAAT CTTCAAAAGATCAATAAGGAACAGGAGAACAAACTAGCAAAAACTGAGCGAGCTCTAAAAATTGCAGAG GAAGAACTGATAAAGGCAAAGTTTGAGGCCACTTCAAAGGCAAATGAGTTGATGGAG GTTCACAGCGCATGGCTCCCACCTTGGCTTGCTACACAGTTAATTCGTGGTCAG GCCTTCATTCAGACACATTGGAATCAGCATGGAAAACCAAACATGGATATGGTGATCCAGAAG GCTCTAGAGAGAAAGGCCTTAGCTAAAAAGTGGGCTGAACCCCACATGGAAGCAATTAAAACC AAATGGGTTCCAGCTGCTAAGGATCAGTGGGTGGCGGTAACTACATATGCTGAACCACATGTGCAATCGCTAACTGCAAAAACTGTTGAAATTTATGAGGTATCGAAGGCTACAATAACTCCTCATATTATCAAAGTTCAAGAAACAGTTGATCCTTACTTCCAG GAAGCCAAGAAGTTCAGTAAGCCATATATTGATCAGGTTGCTACTTTAGCAAAGCCTCATGTTGATAAAATTTCTGTGGTGATGAAGCCCTATACAAAGGAGGTAGTTAAAGCTTATGGGAGGTTTTTGGAATCAGCAACAACATACCATCAACAG GTTCAAGCCTCTGTGCAAGAAACTTTGAAGAAGCATGAGCTGACAAGACCTCTTGCAACCAAAGAGCTTGAGTGGTTTTCG GCATCTGCTCTATTGGCTCTACCTATTATTATTTTGTTCAGAATATTTTCAGCAATTTTCTG CAAAAAGACAAAGAAGCGTGTTCGACATACTAATGCAGTCCACCATGGTCGTCGTAAGGGCAAAAGGGGGCACACAGACAAGTAG
- the LOC107902797 gene encoding selenoprotein H has translation MAPRATKRKAMDGDGDGDQPKPQIQETLKRVTRSMAKQPHPESLPTKEKPKAKAKRQKKSANEDGAKAEAAPEELAVADGGSHNKTVVVEHCKQCNSFKTRAFQVRDGLEKGVPWVKVLLNPEKPRRGCFEIREEGGETFISLLDMKRPFKLMKELDMEKVISDIIEKIK, from the exons ATGGCGCCCAGGGCCACCAAGCGAAAGGCAATGGACGGCGACGGCGACGGCGACCAACCCAAGCCTCAAATTCAGGAGACGTTAAAAAGAGTGACTAGGAGCATGGCAAAGCAGCCGCACCCCGAGTCTCTGCCCACCAAGGAGAAGCCAAAAGCAAAGGCCAAGAGGCAGAAAAAATCTGCAAATGAGGATGGAGCCAAAGCCGAAGCTGCGCCTGAGGAGTTGGCCGTCGCTGACGGTGGGTCTCACAACAAGACTGTAGTGGTTGAACACTG CAAGCAATGCAATTCATTCAAGACAAGGGCCTTTCAAGTCAGAGATGGTTTGGAGAAAGGTGTCCCATGGGTCAAAGTGTTGCTCAACCCTGAAAAG CCAAGAAGAGGTTGCTTTGAAATCCGAGAGGAAGGTGGCGAGACTTTCATAAGTCTGCTG GACATGAAGAGACCATTTAAACTGATGAAGGAGCTTGACATGGAGAAGGTAATCTCGGATATCATTGAGAAGATTAAATGA
- the LOC107906761 gene encoding uncharacterized protein, giving the protein MLAWFLFLSIIVSVVVYAVWVSPSRTFLFLNSISKSVKNIMGWGNIYRRRMKVFTAALIIYLDYKAVQQRGKWTSKSKRTALWEKAHERNAKRVLSLIIKLEGLWVKLGQYLSTRADVLPEAYISLLKQLQDSLPPRPLKEVCRTIQKEFGKSMDDLFAEFVEKPLATASIAQVHRATLLNGQEVVVKVQHDGIKAIILEDLKNAKSIVNWIAWAEPQYDFNPMIDEWCKEAPKELDFDHEAENTRTVAANLGCKKSPGESYSSNRVNVLIPEVIQSTKSVLILEYMDGIRLNDTASLEAFGIDKQNIVEEITRAYAHQIYVDGFFNGDPHPGNFLVSKEAPHRPILLDFGLTKKLSSSMKHALAKMFLASAEGDHVALLSAFSEMGLRLRLDMPEQVMEITSVFFRSSTPATEAQQNLKSLAEQREKNMKAIQEKLQLNQKEVKRFNPVDAFPGDIVIFGRVLNLLRGLSSTMNVRIVYMDIMKPFAEAVLGNINKTPAANAQWIYDTPVHSDVEAKLRRLLVELGNNDKILGIQVCAYKDGEVIIDTAAGVLGRYDPRPVQPDTLFSVFSATKGITAGMLHWLVDNGKLKLDENVANIWPEFRGNGKEHIKVHHILNHTSGLHNALADLRGENAFLMTEWDACLKLIEASQPETEPGKQQLYHYLSFGWLCGGIVEHASGKKFQEILEEALIRPLKIEGELYVGIPPGVEARLANLTLDTDDLKKFSEMRNRAEMPSTFQLNNISEFAEYLPAFFNMLNVRRAIVPAANGHCSARALARYYAALADCGVVPPPHSSASNPPLGSHPHIPKFPSKKTDEKQKGKVDGGLKNERSDGRQNVYIRIEEDDDNDEEKCSKSSRDTSKGAGPENKKGKIFSNPRVHEAFMGVGEYENMCLRDGVFGLGFRRLKSKDGDGSYSGFGHSGMGGSTGFCDVKNRFAMAVTLNKLSFGGVTAKIVELICSELNLPLPEGLSGSGDINRPLIN; this is encoded by the exons ATGCTTGCTTGGTTTCTCTTCTTAAGTATTATTGTTAGCGTTGTTGTGTACGCTGTCTGGGTTTCCCCATCCAGAACTTTCCTGTTTTTGAATTCCATTTCA AAATCTGTGAAGAACATTATGGGGTGGGGAAACATTTATAGAAGACGTATGAAAGTATTCACAGCTGCTTTGATAATTTACTTGGATTATAAG GCTGTACAGCAAAGAGGGAAGTGGACTAGCAAATCAAAAAGAACTGCTTTATGGGAAAAGGCTCACGAGCGCAATGCTAAGCGTGTTCTCAGTTTGATAATAAAGTTGGAAGGTTTATGGGTGAAACTTGGGCAGTACTTATCCACACGTGCTGATGTGCTTCCTGAAGCGTATATATCCCTTCTCAAGCAACTACAAGATTCTCTTCCTCCTCGTCCCTTAAAAGAG GTTTGTCGGACTATACAGAAAGAGTTTGGCAAGAGCATGGATGATCTCTTTGCTGAATTTGTGGAAAAACCTTTGGCGACAGCATCA ATTGCGCAAGTCCATCGAGCAACTTTACTCAATGGGCAAGAGGTGGTGGTTAAAGTTCAGCATGATGGCATCAAAGCAATTATATTGGAG GACTTAAAGAATGCAAAGTCAATTGTGAACTGGATAGCTTGGGCAGAACCACAATATGACTTTAATCCAATGATAGATGAATGGTGCAAAGAAGCCCCTAAAGAGCTTGATTTTGATCATGAAGCTG AGAATACTAGAACTGTGGCTGCAAATCTTGGCTGCAAAAAGTCACCTGGTGAGAGCTACTCTTCCAACCGCGTGAATGTTTTGATTCCAGAAGTTATTCAG TCAACCAAAAGTGTCCTCATCTTAGAGTACATGGATGGAATTCGTCTGAATGACACTGCATCTTTGGAAGCTTTTGGTATTGACAAACAAAATATAGTTGAAGAAATAACTCGTGCATATGCCCACCAAATATATGTTGATGGATTTTTTAATGGTGATCCCCATCCTG GAAATTTCCTTGTAAGCAAAGAAGCTCCTCATCGTCCAATTTTACTTGATTTTGGTCTTACAAAAAAACTATCAAGCTCTATGAAGCATGCTCTAGCAAAGATGTTTTTGGCTTCTGCCGAG GGTGACCATGTGGCTCTTTTGTCTGCCTTCTCAGAAATGGGCCTCAGGCTGCGCCTAGATATGCCTGAGCAGGTTATGGAGATAACAAGTGTATTCTTCCGTAGTTCTACACCAGCAACTGAAGCTCAG CAAAACTTGAAATCTTTGGCCgaacaaagagaaaaaaacatGAAGGCCATACAGGAAAAGTTGCAACTCAATCAAAAAGAAGTTAAACGCTTCAACCCA GTTGATGCATTTCCGGGTGATATTGTAATCTTTGGACGGGTTTTAAATCTTCTGAGAG GGCTCTCATCCACTATGAATGTCCGCATTGTATATATGGATATCATGAAACCATTTGCTGAAGCTGTTCTAGG AAACATTAATAAAACACCAGCAGCAAATGCACAGTGGATCTACGACACACCGGTACATTCTGATGTGGAGGCCAAGCTGAGGCGGCTCTTAGTTGAGTTGggaaataatgataaaatactaGGGATTCAG GTATGTGCATACAAAGATGGGGAGGTTATTATTGACACTGCTGCTGGAGTACTTGGAAGATATGATCCTCGCCCAGTTCAGCCTGATACACTTTTTTCTGTCTTTTCTGCGACAAAGGGTATAACTGCAGGAATGTTACACTGGCTGGTAGACAATGG AAAACTCAAACttgatgaaaatgttgcaaaTATTTGGCCAGAATTTAGGGGAAATGGAAAGGAGCACATAAAG GTCCATCATATACTTAACCATACATCTGGTTTGCACAATGCATTGGCTGACCTTAGAGGAGAAAATGCTTTCCTAATGACCGAGTGGGATGCTTGTTTGAAACTGATTGAAGCATCACAACCTGAGACTGAACCTGGGAAGCAGCAGTTGTATCATTATCTATCTTTTGGCTGGCTATGTGGCGGAATAGTTGAG CATGCTTCTGGGAAGAAATTCCAGGAAATTCTTGAGGAGGCTTTAATTCGTCCTCTCAAAATTGAAGGCGAGCTATATGTTGGAATCCCTCCTG GTGTGGAAGCTCGACTTGCTAATCTGACACTAGATACAGATGATCTGAAGAAGTTCTCAGAAATGCGGAATCGAGCTGAGATGCCGTCGACTTTCCAACTAAACAACATTAGTGAATTTGCAGAATACTTGCCTGCTTTCTTTAATATGCTTAACGTCCGTCGTGCTATCGTACCTGCTGCTAATGGACATTGCTCAGCTCGTGCACTTGCACGCTACTATGCAGCCTTAGCTGATTGCGGTGTGGTGCCGCCACCACATTCCTCTGCTTCAAATCCACCGCTTGGCAGCCATCCGCATATCCCCAAATTTCCTTCGAAAAAGACTGATGAAAAGCAAAAGGGTAAGGTGGATGGTGGTTTGAAGAATGAAAGAAGTGATGGTAGGCAAAACGTTTACATCAGGATCGAGGAGGATGATGACAACGATGAAGAGAAGTGTAGCAAAAGTAGCAGGGATACAAGTAAGGGGGCAGGTCCTGAAAACAAGAAGGGCAAAATATTTTCAAACCCTAGGGTTCATGAGGCATTCATGGGAGTGGGTGAATATGAGAATATGTGTTTGAGAGATGGGGTATTTGGACTGGGATTTAGGAGGTTAAAATCCAAAGATGGGGACGGGTCGTATAGTGGGTTCGGGCACTCGGGAATGGGGGGATCCACAGGTTTTTGTGATGTAAAGAACCGTTTTGCCATGGCAGTGACACTGAACAAATTGTCATTTGGGGGGGTGACTGCAAAGATTGTAGAGCTAATATGTTCAGAGCTGAATCTGCCATTGCCGGAGGGGTTATCAGGCTCTGGTGATATCAACAGACCactgattaattaa
- the LOC107902796 gene encoding AIG2-like protein D produces the protein MGEAVVAAHNVFVYGSLLADDVVRVLLNRVPTSSAALLNGFHRFSIKGRVYPAILPVRNRHVSGRVLMGITDPELHILDEFEDVEYQRTRVEVSLLESSDKLQAHAYVWSNASDPNLYGDWDFEEWKQVHKESFIKMTMGFMEEQELPGSKPRVATYESFYQQDVAEK, from the exons ATGGGGGAAGCAGTAGTGGCAGCGCACAACGTATTCGTATATGGAAGCCTATTAGCAGATGATGTGGTCCGTGTCCTGTTGAATCGAGTCCCCACTTCCTCCGCTGCTCTTCTCAACGGCTT CCATAGATTTAGCATTAAAGGACGGGTTTATCCGGCAATTCTCCCAGTCCGAAACCGTCATGTTAGTGGCAGGGTGTTAATGGGAATAACGGATCCTGAATTGCatattttggatgaatttgaggACGTTGAGTACCAAAGGACTCGCGTTGAGGTCTCTTTGCTG GAAAGTTCTGACAAATTACAAGCCCACGCTTATGTGTGGAGCAACGCTAGTGATCCCAACTTGTACGGCGATTGGGATTTTGag gaatggaaacaAGTGCACAAGGAAAGTTTCATAAAGATGACGATGGGATTTATGGAAGAACAAGAGCTGCCTGGATCAAAGCCAAGAGTCGCCACTTACGAATCCTTCTATCAGCAAGATGTTGCTGAAAAGTGA